From one Henningerozyma blattae CBS 6284 chromosome 1, complete genome genomic stretch:
- the POL2 gene encoding DNA polymerase epsilon catalytic subunit (similar to Saccharomyces cerevisiae POL2 (YNL262W); ancestral locus Anc_1.94) has protein sequence MSSRFKGSTAARFVKNSNSNSNATSKSNSNPYQRNNISTSYAQSAQQIIQTAKVNDIDNMMGFERYIPPQFGGKIDSQNLDHVPGRVGWLTNMHPVTLPQEVISGGQTKSSTNNMNSGGIAGVDFYFLDEEGGSFKATINYDPYFFVICNDVTRINEMEEFLKKFLETCLKSIEIITKEDLSLDNHLVGLKRTLLKLNFVNSNNLFEARKLLRPILTENSNTKRQRDIYKKNIHTFNTTTNNNNIEKELPDIKESLDDIKEYDVPYHVRVSIDKNIRVGKWYKVTIGGFFEVDKVVFADPVVLAFDIETTKPPLKFPDSSVDQVMMISYMIDGEGYLITNREIISEDIEDFEYSPKPEYQGNFTIFNEDDELALLQRFFEHIRDVRPTVIATFNGDFFDWPFIDTRAKFHGLDMFDEIGFAVDSEGEYKSSYCSHMDCFRWVKRDSYLPQGSQGLKAVTQAKLGYNPIELDPELMTPYAYEKPQHLSEYSVSDAVATYYLYMKYVHPFVFSLCTIIPLNPDEVLRKGTGTLCEMLLMVQAYQCNILLPNKHTDPIERFYDGHLLESETYVGGHVESLEAGVFRSDIPNDFKIDPNMIDELLDDLPNALKFCVEVENKAKIGDVINFDEIQKQVKDSLLALKNDPKRYELPLIYHVDVASMYPNIMITNRLQPDSMKTERDCASCDFNRPGKRCDRRLKWAWRGEYFPAKMDEYNMIKRALQNEVFPNKNKNSKKEFLTFDELSYSDQVAHIKKRLTDYCKKVYSRTKVSEVVEREAIVCQRENPFYANTVRSFRDRRYDFKGLAKTWKQKLAAIDKEDTHAREEAKKTIVLYDSLQLAHKVILNSFYGYVMRKGSRWYSMEMAGITCLTGATIIQMARSVVEKVGRPLELDTDGIWCILPKSFPENYFFKLENGKKLYMSYPCSMLNYKVHQKFTNHQYQTLVDPIKHKYETHSENSIFFEVDGPYKAIILPTSKEEGKGIKKRYAVFNDDGSLAELKGFELKRRGELQLIKNFQSDIFKVFLDGDTLENCYKAVAAVANRWLDVLDSKGQMLEDEDLISLICENRSMSKTLKEYEGQKSTSITTAKRLGQFLGEDMVKDKGLQCKYIISTKPLNAPVTERAIPVAIFSTDIDTKRTFLRRWTMDPTLDNFDIRTIIDWEYYRERVASVVQKIISIPAALQNVSNPVPRVQHPEWLQKKISQQEDKFKQSSLTKFFSTTKIPPKIGQLKDIEDLFKATDENNGINIKKVAKISTRKMTPKRRRQEELKNEEASLVLPSEMPSIDDDYEAWLGYQKIKWKIQARDRKRRAQLFGASNSGSGRTALGNMVRRQAESYSKSVWEILQYKSSSEPGIVDVYVTINGKIQTLKFKVPKIIYIKVKNNLLPHGKINHCMVEKCTFDLPSNMNVSDSQPGELYKLILPEEVYLDEIHNSTSLLNHENVVGVFEGTIQPTERVTLELGSSVIFNSTQMGSLGKGLQQGFDMKNLSMTDHSKYLSRFSSETCYLLHIVTNIGYEFFILYKSWSNTIKVFTLKPSSHAAELSSGSLQQVFKNYFQKKYENNEKDIKLVKLSEDMIFELDSFTDISQLYRKLNKSITKVKEEKGIQLILFLQSPYIQKLTRFLKPLNQVPIVKVSMSEVTLPPLNWQGTMTKRISQYLVSLGSWYAHLLALSKYSNIPLCNLQLDNMGYVIDVIYARKLKREGIIIWWNENGPLPDLGGKQKDFDINTSWTMNNLQFPRINVPDVYDNVILEIDIKNLVVNTVLGITLFNDAEGSDMANASLNNTEDSVNGQSSTFIQDAFSGPSLLVLRNMLKDWWDDAMKQNSIADLLVNSLIAWVQNPDSKLFDGTLRYHINNLSKKAMLQLMNEFYSLGGSVVYADRNKLFIKTTKFAPENSYAYGQYMMKAIRTNPCFNYLELNIVRYWDLLIWMDKYNFGGLACNTIEDRDKQDFRAYSQWQIKKFLPIALQAEFEDWIMIILDSMLRTKRSFFEKDVNTQRLTQLGPQSKQDIDEDSEGPLASFTDIFAKSLIQRVGKLFRTQQESALYYSEEYKFPELPGSYLDMRNPVLVFVKFLCHIMLLSKKNTLEVRSLRKELLKTFEVREFHKSAEFVNPSTSLELANCLCEHCYFTTDLDMCKEEPGRLFNCERCQKPRNKTQIEEYLIQNLTTGIQSYLSQDSRCVKCHTIRVDYMSPHCKCSGKWGNVTSHESILETIKVFDNVATFFGFTHLQAALEQMI, from the coding sequence ATGTCAAGTAGGTTTAAAGGATCGACGGCTGCAAGATTCGTCAAAAactcaaattcaaattcaaatgccACTTCTAAAAGTAATTCAAACCCATatcaaagaaataatatatcCACTTCATATGCTCAATCAGCGcaacaaataatacaaacaGCTAAAgttaatgatattgataatatgaTGGGCTTTGAAAGATATATACCTCCACAATTTGGCGGTAAAATCGATAGTCAAAATCTAGATCATGTACCTGGTCGTGTGGGTTGGCTAACTAATATGCATCCAGTGACTTTGCCACAAGAAGTAATTTCTGGGGGCCAAACCAAAAGCtctacaaataatatgaacTCTGGCGGTATTGCTGGTGTTGATTTCTACTTCTTAGATGAAGAAGGTGGGAGCTTTAAAGCAACTATAAATTATGAcccttatttttttgtaatttgtAACGATGTTACaagaattaatgaaatgGAAGAGttcttgaaaaaatttttagaaacGTGTCTAAAaagtattgaaattataacGAAAGAAGATTTATCATTAGATAATCATTTGGTAGGTTTAAAGAGAacacttttaaaattaaatttcgTCAATTcgaataatttatttgaggcaagaaaattattaaggCCAATCTTAACAGAAAATTCGAATACAAAGCGCCAACGTGatatatacaaaaaaaatattcatacatttaatactactactaataataataatatcgaAAAGGAACTCCCGGATATCAAAGAATCGTTGGATGATATAAAAGAATACGATGTCCCATACCATGTCCGTGTATCtatagataaaaatattcgTGTTGGGAAATGGTACAAAGTGACTATAGGAGGATTTTTTGAAGTTGATAAAGTTGTCTTTGCAGATCCTGTTGTCCTTGcatttgatattgaaacaACAAAACCTCCTTTAAAATTCCCAGATTCATCAGTTGATCAAGTTATGATGATTTCGTATATGATTGATGGTGAAGGTTATTTGATCACTAATAGGGAAATTATTTCTGAAGATATCGAGgattttgaatattcaCCAAAACCAGAATATCAAGgtaattttacaatttttaatgaagatgatgaattagcATTATTACAGCGATTCTTTGAACATATTCGTGATGTCCGTCCAACAGTCATTGCAACATTTAATGGTGACTTCTTTGATTGGCCCTTTATAGACACCAGAGCAAAATTTCACGGTTTAGATATGTTTGATGAGATTGGGTTTGCTGTAGATTCCGAGGGAGAATATAAATCCTCGTATTGTTCACATATGGATTGTTTTAGATGGGTAAAGCGTGATTCTTATTTACCTCAAGGTTCTCAAGGTTTAAAAGCTGTGACTCAAGCAAAATTAGGTTACAATCCAATTGAACTAGATCCAGAACTAATGACACCTTATGCTTATGAAAAACCACAACATTTATCAGAATATTCTGTTTCTGATGCTGTTGCtacatattatttatatatgaaaTATGTTCATCCTTTTGTTTTCTCTTTGTGCACTATTATTCCATTGAATCCTGATGAAGTTCTTCGAAAAGGTACAGGTACATTATGTGAGATGTTATTAATGGTCCAGGCATATCAATGTAACATTCTTCTGCCGAATAAGCACACAGACCcaattgaaagattttATGATGGTCATTTGTTAGAATCAGAAACTTATGTTGGGGGGCATGTTGAATCTTTAGAAGCAGGTGTTTTTAGAAGTGATATTCCTAAcgattttaaaattgacCCCAATATGATAGATGAACTTCTTGATGATTTACCAAACGCATTAAAGTTTTGCGTGGAGGTCGAAAATAAAGCTAAGATTGGTGATGTTATCaattttgatgaaattcaaaagcAAGTTAAAGATAGTCTATTagctttaaaaaatgatcCAAAAAGGTACGAATTACCTTTAATATATCACGTAGATGTTGCATCCATGTATCCAAATATTATGATTACAAATAGATTACAGCCCGATAGTATGAAAACTGAGAGAGATTGTGCCAGTTGTGATTTTAATAGGCCAGGTAAACGTTGTGATAGAAGGCTAAAATGGGCATGGAGAGGTGAATATTTTCCTGCAAAAATGGATGAGTATAATATGATTAAACGTGCTTTACAAAATGAAGTAtttccaaataaaaataaaaattccaaGAAGGAATTTTTGAcatttgatgaattaagTTACTCAGATCAAGTGGCtcatattaaaaaaagattaactGATTATTGTAAAAAGGTGTATAGCAGAACAAAAGTGTCTGAAGTTGTTGAGCGTGAAGCCATTGTTTGCCAAAGAGAAAACCCTTTCTATGCCAATACAGTTCGTTCTTTTCGTGATAGGCGTTATGATTTTAAAGGTCTTGCAAAGACTTGGAAGCAGAAACTTGCAGCGATCGATAAAGAAGATACCCATGCTAGGGAGGAAGCGAAAAAAACCATTGTTCTTTACGATTCTTTGCAATTAGCCCATAAagttattttaaattctttctACGGGTACGTTATGAGAAAGGGTTCTCGTTGGTATTCTATGGAAATGGCTGGTATCACCTGTCTAACCGGTGCTACTATCATTCAGATGGCTAGATCTGTTGTTGAAAAGGTTGGTAGACCGTTAGAACTAGATACAGATGGTATCTGGTGTATTCTTCCAAAGTCTTTCCCAGaaaattacttttttaaattagagAATGGTAAAAAACTATATATGTCATATCCTTGTTCAATGTTAAATTATAAAGTTCACCAGAAATTTACTaatcatcaatatcaaaCCTTAGTTGACCCAATTAAACACAAATATGAGACACATAGCgaaaattctattttctttGAAGTTGATGGGCCATATAAAGCAATAATTTTACCAACCTCTAAAGAAGAAGGTAAaggtattaaaaaaagatatgcGGTTTTTAATGACGACGGTTCATTAGCTGAATTGAAGGGGTTCGAACTGAAACGTCGTGGTGAATTgcaattaattaaaaatttccaaagtgatatttttaaagtaTTTTTAGATGGGGATACTTTAGAAAATTGTTACAAGGCAGTTGCAGCTGTTGCAAATCGTTGGTTAGATGTTCTAGATTCAAAAGGTCAAATGTTAGAGgatgaagatttaatttctttgatTTGTGAAAATAGAAGTATGTCTAAAACATTGAAAGAATATGAAGGCCAGAAATCTACATCTATTACAACAGCAAAAAGATTAGGCCAATTTTTAGGTGAAGATATGGTGAAAGATAAAGGTTTACAATGTaagtatattattagtacTAAACCACTAAATGCACCAGTGACAGAGAGAGCCATTCCAGTAGCAATTTTTTCCACAGATATTGATACCAAACGGACATTTTTGAGACGTTGGACAATGGACCCAACCTTGGATAACTTTGATATAAGAACCATTATTGACTGGGAGTATTATAGGGAGAGAGTAGCTTCAGTGgtacaaaaaattattagtatcCCTGCAGCTTTACAAAATGTTTCAAACCCAGTACCAAGAGTTCAACATCCGGAATGGTTACAAAAGAAGATTAGTCAACAAGAAGATAAGTTTAAGCAAAGCTCACTcaccaaatttttttcaaccaCTAAAATTCCTCCAAAAATAGGTCAActtaaagatattgaagatttatttaagGCTACTGATGAAAATAACGgcataaatataaaaaaagttgcAAAAATTTCAACTAGAAAGATGACTCCAAAGAGAAGGAGGCAGGAAGAGcttaaaaatgaagaagcTTCTTTAGTGTTACCTTCAGAAATGCCATCTATTGATGATGACTACGAAGCTTGGCTAGGATatcaaaagataaaatggaaaatcCAGGCTAGAGATCGTAAACGTAGAGCTCAGTTATTTGGTGCTTCAAATAGTGGCTCAGGTAGAACTGCACTTGGTAATATGGTCAGAAGACAGGCAGAATCTTACTCTAAATCTGTATGGGAAATACTTCAGTACAAGTCATCTTCAGAGCCTGGTATTGTCGATGTGTACGTAACAATTAATGGCAAAATACAAACattgaaatttaaagttccgaaaataatttatattaaagTGAAAAACAATCTATTACCTCATGGGAAAATTAACCATTGCATGGTAGAAAAATGTACCTTCGATTTACCTAGTAATATGAACGTTTCAGATTCCCAGCCCGGAGAGCTATATAAGTTGATACTGCCAGAGGAAGTTTATTTGGATGAAATCCATAATAGTACAAGCTTATTAAATCATGAGAATGTAGTAGGTGTTTTTGAAGGGACTATCCAACCAACAGAACGTGTAACTTTAGAGCTGGGTAGTTctgttatttttaattccaCCCAGATGGGTTCCCTAGGTAAAGGTTTACAGCAAGGTTTCGACATGAAAAATCTTTCCATGACAGATCATAGTAAATATCTTTCCAGATTTTCCAGCGAAACCTGTTATTTACTCCATATTGTTACAAATATCGGCTAcgaatttttcattttatacAAATCCTGGAGTAATACAATAAAGGTATTCACTTTGAAACCCTCTTCACATGCTGCTGAATTATCTTCAGGATCATTACAGcaagtttttaaaaattatttccaaaaaaaatatgaaaataatgaaaaagacATAAAACTAGTTAAATTATCTGAAGATATGATATTTGAACTAGATAGTTTTACTGACATTTCGCAGCTATACAGAAAGTTAAACAAAAGTATCACCAAAGTAAAGGAAGAAAAGGGTAtccaattaattttatttttgcaaTCACCTTATATCCAGAAGTTAACCAGATTCTTAAAACCACTTAATCAAGTCCCTATAGTTAAAGTATCTATGAGTGAAGTTACATTGCCACCTTTAAACTGGCAAGGTACAATGACTAAAAGAATTTCTCAATATTTAGTGTCTCTAGGTTCATGGTATGCACATTTGTTAGCTTTGTCTAAATATAGTAATATACCATTATGTAATCTTCAGCTGGATAATATGGGTTATGTTATTGATGTTATATATGCcagaaaattgaaaagagagggtattattatttggtgGAACGAAAATGGGCCCTTACCAGATTTAGGTGGTAAACAGAAAGATTTCGATATTAATACATCTTGGACAATGAACAATTTGCAATTTCCAAGAATAAATGTACCTGATGTTTACGATAATGttattttagaaattgaTATCAAGAACTTGGTTGTAAATACTGTTCTTGGTATCACCTTATTCAACGATGCTGAGGGCAGTGATATGGCTAATGCTTCTCTTAACAATACTGAGGATTCTGTAAATGGCCAGTCCTCTACTTTCATCCAAGACGCCTTTTCAGGCCCAtctttattagtattaagGAATATGTTAAAAGATTGGTGGGATGACGCGATGAAGCAAAATTCTATAGCTGATTTGTTAGTTAATTCTCTTATTGCTTGGGTTCAAAATCCGGATtccaaattatttgatggCACCTTAAGATACcatattaataatctttCTAAAAAAGCGATGTTACAATTGATGAATGAATTTTATTCCCTAGGTGGTTCTGTTGTTTATGCAGAcagaaataaattatttatcaaaacTACCAAATTTGCCCCTGAAAATTCTTATGCATATGGTCAATATATGATGAAAGCTATTAGAACCAACCCATGTTTCAATTACTTGgaattaaatattgtaaGATACTGGGATTTATTGATATGGATGGATAAATACAATTTTGGGGGTCTAGCTTGTAATACAATTGAAGATCGGGATAAACAAGATTTTAGAGCATATTCTCAATGGCAaatcaagaaatttttaCCTATTGCCTTACAGGctgaatttgaagattGGATCATGATTATTTTAGACAGTATGTTAAGAACCAAAAGAAgcttttttgaaaaagatgtAAACACACAAAGATTAACCCAGCTTGGCCCACAATCTAAACAAGATATTGACGAAGATTCGGAAGGCCCATTGGCATCATTCACTGATATTTTTGctaaatctttaattcaAAGAGTTGGTAAGCTTTTTAGAACTCAACAAGAGTCTGCATTGTATTATTCTGAGGAATATAAATTTCCTGAATTACCTGGCTCCTATCTTGACATGAGAAATCCGGTGCTGGTGtttgttaaatttttatgtcatataatgttattatcaaagaaaaatacattAGAAGTAAGAAGTTTACGAAAGGAACTATTGAAAACTTTTGAGGTTCGTGAATTTCATAAGTCTGCTGAATTTGTCAATCCAAGCACTAGTTTGGAATTGGCAAACTGTCTATGTGAGCATTGCTACTTTACTACAGATCTTGATATGTGTAAGGAAGAACCTGGTAGGTTATTTAATTGTGAGAGATGTCAAAAGCCACGCAACAAAACTCAGAttgaagaatatttgattcaaaatttaactaCTGGAATTCAATCCTATTTATCTCAAGATTCCCGTTGTGTGAAATGTCATACTATAAGAGTTGATTATATGAGTCCACATTGTAAATGTTCTGGTAAATGGGGAAATGTAACTTCTCATGAATCAATCTTAGAAACTATTAAAGTATTTGATAATGTTGCGACGTTCTTTGGATTTACACATCTTCAAGCTGCCCTTGAACAGATGATATAG
- the ORC5 gene encoding origin recognition complex subunit 5 (similar to Saccharomyces cerevisiae ORC5 (YNL261W); ancestral locus Anc_1.95) produces the protein MVAVLHRDYQIKALRAFIQKDAALVPPNMIIEGHTCTGKTHVLTQFFQIHPDIITSWVRPIELVSWKPVLQAVARSVQNSLRATYPGVQSEEFDPLDVEEAYLLVKFLTNLFEEYSSLSEDRTLFVIFDGLDSLEDLDAMLLLKFLKLYELLPETSRIKLKFIYVVQNSAFVSRYASYGIPSIVFPIYNIDEVTDIIIANRAPELWESSCLHDQLQSQNIVNCTTEQLYSLVVNFLQLIIQSFGSYTGNNISSLNDFIDFKWEDYVKAITPQNVFEPVQLYRCTSKLFTNTDDTLSTEDENIHNNTNDAGQQDSNSATQTYELSNIAKYLLISAYICSYMEPKYDPSVFSKKTHLRSGRSAYGRRKKKETNPRYIQPSLFVIERLLAIFQSIYPVETNSESGSLASLKEDHLMRSNVEVFQNISELYDLKLLGTTMTKNIDYLSFKLKWKVNVPWETINEIASSVNFELGQYFSSIHE, from the coding sequence ATGGTTGCAGTTCTACATCGTGATTACCAGATTAAGGCATTAAGAGCATTTATTCAAAAGGATGCAGCTCTTGTCCCGCCAAATATGATCATAGAAGGTCATACTTGCACTGGTAAAACACATGTTTTAactcaattttttcaaatacaCCCGGATATTATAACTTCCTGGGTGAGGCCTATAGAATTAGTTTCTTGGAAGCCCGTATTACAAGCGGTTGCTAGATCAGTGCAAAATAGCTTAAGAGCAACCTATCCTGGTGTTCAAAGTGAAGAATTTGATCCTCTTGATGTAGAGGAAGCATACTTGCTCGTCAAATTTCTAACTAATCTTTTCGAGGAGTATAGTTCCTTGTCAGAAGATCGGACTTTATTTGTGATATTTGATGGGCTTGATAGTTTGGAAGATTTAGACGCCATgttacttttaaaatttttaaagttatATGAGCTTTTACCGGAAACTTCCAGAATTAAACTAAAGTTTATTTATGTAGTACAAAATAGTGCTTTTGTGAGTAGATATGCGTCATATGGCATACCGTCCATTGTATTTCCTATATATAACATTGATGAAGTAACTGATATTATCATTGCTAATAGAGCTCCGGAACTATGGGAATCAAGTTGTTTACATGATCAATTACAATCTCAAAATATCGTTAACTGTACTACagaacaattatattcattagTGGTGAATTTCCTGCAATTAATCATACAGTCATTTGGTTCTTATACAGGTAATAACATTTCTTCTTTGAATGATTTCATTGATTTCAAATGGGAAGATTATGTGAAAGCTATAACTCCTCAAAACGTATTTGAACCAGTGCAATTATATAGATGTACCTCAAAATTGTTTACTAATACAGATGATACATTAAGTacagaagatgaaaatatccataataatactaatgaTGCTGGTCAACAAGATTCGAATTCAGCCACACAAACATACGAACTTTCTAATATTGctaaatatcttttaatctCAGCATACATTTGCTCTTATATGGAACCAAAATATGATCCAAGTGTCTTCTCAAAGAAAACACATTTAAGGTCAGGTAGATCTGCATATGGTCgtagaaaaaagaaagaaactAACCCAAGATATATTCAGCCATCCTTATTTGTTATCGAAAGATTATTAGCTATTTTCCAGTCAATTTATCCAGTAGAGACAAATTCAGAAAGTGGTTCGTTAGCTTCCTTAAAAGAAGATCATTTAATGAGATCAAATGTTGAagtatttcaaaatatatctgAACTTTATGATTTAAAACTGCTGGGTACAACTATGACTAAGAACATCGATTATCtaagttttaaattaaaatggAAGGTTAACGTTCCATGGGAAactattaatgaaattgcAAGTTCAGTAAATTTCGAATTAGGTCAGTACTTTAGTTCTATTCATGAGTAG
- the TBLA0A05600 gene encoding U5 snRNP complex subunit LIN1 (similar to Saccharomyces cerevisiae LIN1 (YHR156C); ancestral locus Anc_1.96) — translation MVDTTKRSRNKLNEDSSDYEEYNNEFGFQKDHSRKRQRKMISMQGFESDSSDGVLDEEDDEENRDQKNIGLDNNSEMINKDLNVFEDEDDNNDFLTQLHNTDKNENNEDRTASFNIFKSDDHNGNNPKTSVKINHDSNEQENSLNLNQEIEEIPIEAFNLEDENINGRFDAEGNYTRSIADLKEEEEEKSYQNQDKWIDDYNDDIHQTFEAQRKRTEMVAKKQKEIKKSRRHYMLDVALSRLLYFLKKNKTIMQSISELHNIRNKLNTMNKINKELDRDKTNNEIKKKYISNGIQMIIEIIEILEQKGIENVYELDRPKLLSLIREESLDATDDIDSEKHNYRIKRWQFKWQNDLNKIHGVYTNYEMQYWKQTYFNDQVLIKNVNDKDQENNWVHVSCLTFI, via the coding sequence ATGGTTGATACAACAAAAAGATCTCGAAACAAACTAAATGAAGACTCTAGTGATTACGAGGAGTATAATAACGAATTCGGATTTCAAAAGGATCATAGTCGTAAAagacaaagaaaaatgattaGTATGCAAGGTTTTGAATCAGACTCATCTGACGGTGTCTTAGATGaggaagatgatgaagaaaatagagaccaaaaaaatattgggttagataataattctgaaatgattaataaagatttgaatgtttttgaagatgaagatgacaATAATGATTTTCTAACTCAGCTGCATAATActgataaaaatgaaaataatgaagatcGTACAGCATCctttaacatttttaaatctgATGATcataatggtaataatcCTAAAACTTCAGTGAAGATAAATCATGATAGCAATGAACAAGAGAATTCTTTAAACTTGAAccaagaaattgaagaaatacCAATAGAAGCCTTTAATCTAGAAGACGAAAATATAAATGGCAGATTTGATGCAGAAGGTAATTATACAAGAAGTATAGCTGATcttaaagaagaagaggaagagAAAAGCTATCAAAATCAAGATAAATGGATTGACGATTATAATGACGATATTCATCAAACATTTGAAGCACAAAGGAAAAGAACAGAAATGGTAGCAAAAAAGCAAAAGGAAATCAAGAAATCTAGAAGGCATTACATGTTAGATGTTGCTTTATCCCGTTTActctattttttaaaaaaaaataaaaccaTTATGCAATCCATTTCAGAGTTGCATAATATTCGAAATAAACTGAATACcatgaataaaataaataaagagCTTGATCGTGACAAAACTAATAacgaaattaaaaaaaaatatataagtaACGGAATTCAGAtgattattgaaataattgaaatattagaaCAGAAGGGAATTGAAAACGTTTACGAATTGGATAGACCTAAACTGCTATCCCTAATACGAGAGGAATCATTAGATGCCACAGATGATATAGATTCTGAAAAACACAATtatagaattaaaagatggCAATTTAAATGgcaaaatgatttaaataagaTTCATGGTGTATATACTAATTACGAGATGCAATATTGGAAGCAAACGTATTTTAATGATCAAGTTCTTATAAAGAATGTGAATGATAAAgatcaagaaaataattggGTGCATGTCTCATGTCTTACTTTCATATAA
- the LTO1 gene encoding ribosome biosynthesis protein LTO1 (similar to Saccharomyces cerevisiae YNL260C; ancestral locus Anc_1.97), whose amino-acid sequence MDVDFEDLFNLEEKFYQEGYAEAQSENVKHNYIEGKQYGLQVGFQRFVLLGQMLSICDFIESLKLNNKLLDKNLLIVKNLINEIPMNNNEDSVEIYEKNIVKLKNKFRTIIITFQKCYNTKENLKNHDKLNFNFDDVENLSRQIAGEIRGFVEDAETSNAKSTQDQAQDW is encoded by the coding sequence atggATGTGGATTTTGAAGacttatttaatttagaGGAAAAATTCTACCAAGAAGGCTATGCGGAAGCTCAATCTGAAAACGTAAAACATAATTATATTGAAGGTAAACAATATGGCCTTCAAGTTGGATTTCAACGGTTTGTTTTATTAGGGCAGATGCTATCAATATGTGATTTCATTGAAtcattgaaattgaataataaactgcttgataaaaatcttttaatcgttaaaaatttaattaatgaaattccAATGAATAATAACGAAGATAGTGTAGAAATATacgaaaaaaatattgtgaAACTGAAAAATAAGTTTAGAACTATTATAATTACATTCCAAAAATGTTACAATaccaaagaaaatttaaaaaatcatgACAAGCTCAATTTCAACTTTGATGATGTGGAAAATCTATCGAGACAAATTGCAGGTGAAATTAGAGGATTTGTAGAAGATGCAGAAACATCTAATGCTAAAAGTACCCAAGATCAAGCTCAAGATTGGTGA